From the genome of Sandaracinaceae bacterium, one region includes:
- the ribA gene encoding GTP cyclohydrolase II: MTLALMTDLNREPTVDRYAEADVPTEYGLFKLIVYRERGTKDLVEHVAVVKGDVAGKHGVHIRVHSECLTGEVLHSLKCDCREQLDFGLRHISDEDHGAVLYLRQEGRGIGLGNKIKAYALQQRGIDTVDANRMLGFDDDLRRYQVATDMLQDLAVESVVLLTNNPAKVDALRDDGVKVSGRLPVHIEPNEHSRDYLLTKRARMGHMLGNLGELLLDAE, encoded by the coding sequence ATGACCTTGGCACTCATGACCGACCTGAACCGAGAGCCCACCGTCGACCGTTACGCCGAGGCGGACGTGCCGACCGAGTACGGCCTGTTCAAGCTGATCGTCTACCGCGAGCGGGGCACCAAAGACCTCGTCGAGCATGTGGCAGTGGTGAAAGGCGACGTCGCCGGCAAGCACGGCGTGCACATCCGCGTCCACTCCGAGTGCCTCACCGGCGAGGTCCTGCACTCCCTGAAGTGCGACTGCCGCGAGCAGCTCGACTTCGGCCTGCGCCACATCAGCGACGAGGACCACGGCGCCGTGCTCTACCTCCGCCAGGAGGGCCGCGGCATCGGGCTCGGCAACAAGATCAAGGCGTACGCGCTGCAGCAGCGCGGCATCGACACCGTCGACGCCAACCGCATGCTCGGCTTCGACGACGACCTGCGCCGCTACCAGGTCGCGACCGACATGCTCCAGGACCTCGCGGTCGAGTCGGTGGTGCTGCTCACCAACAACCCCGCCAAGGTCGACGCGCTCCGCGACGACGGCGTCAAGGTGAGCGGCCGGCTCCCCGTCCACATCGAGCCGAACGAGCACAGCCGCGACTACCTGCTGACCAAGCGCGCCCGCATGGGCCACATGCTCGGCAACCTCGGCGAGCTGCTCCTCGACGCCGAGTAG
- a CDS encoding trypsin-like serine protease, giving the protein MRVLPRWVFFAALASSPWLGCLPGEPAEQAARASIRDGVDDPGDPAVVAIVDEIGALRCTGTVVQERVVLTAAHCVPADPASRFVVFGPFVEGDPVALLDAVAHPGWSGDADGDVGLLLLAEPAAAAPVPLALDGALVAAPPVSVRLVGYGLTAAGAGDDDRKREGRAVTTEVSPGHVVLGPDPSLACNGDSGGPVLVTTAEGEAVAAVISRGDAACSTRSRAARLDASFEGFLRPTLEGWAAAARATGDACLYPEHCADGVCVEAPDEPRLRYCDAPCEADPDCPDAMRCAAGRCGYPTPSPGAFGGACAVDDDCLEGECLREDRICSARCVTGRGDCPRGATCAHLGGIDFFCVPDPAPSGCAVGVETRTRPPAWPMGALPLVWLLFRRPWARRRARPPRGSADRSSPRPSSAPTACDR; this is encoded by the coding sequence GTGCGCGTCCTCCCCCGCTGGGTCTTCTTCGCCGCGCTCGCGTCGAGCCCGTGGCTGGGCTGCTTGCCCGGGGAGCCGGCCGAGCAGGCCGCGCGCGCGTCCATTCGTGACGGAGTCGACGACCCCGGCGACCCCGCCGTCGTCGCCATCGTCGACGAGATCGGCGCCCTGCGCTGCACGGGCACCGTCGTCCAGGAGCGCGTCGTGTTGACGGCCGCCCACTGCGTGCCCGCGGATCCCGCGTCGCGCTTCGTCGTCTTCGGCCCGTTCGTCGAGGGTGATCCGGTCGCGCTGCTCGACGCCGTCGCGCACCCGGGCTGGAGTGGCGACGCCGACGGCGACGTGGGGCTCCTGCTCCTGGCCGAGCCCGCCGCCGCCGCGCCGGTCCCGCTCGCGCTCGACGGCGCGCTCGTCGCCGCTCCGCCCGTCTCGGTGCGCCTGGTCGGCTACGGGCTCACCGCGGCGGGCGCGGGCGACGACGACCGAAAGCGCGAGGGCCGCGCGGTGACGACCGAGGTCAGCCCGGGGCACGTCGTGCTCGGCCCCGACCCTTCCCTCGCGTGCAACGGCGACTCGGGCGGCCCCGTCCTGGTGACCACGGCCGAGGGCGAAGCGGTGGCGGCGGTGATCAGCCGCGGCGACGCGGCGTGCAGCACGCGGAGCCGCGCCGCGCGCCTCGACGCGAGCTTCGAGGGCTTCCTGCGGCCCACGCTCGAGGGCTGGGCCGCCGCGGCGCGCGCCACGGGAGACGCCTGCCTCTACCCGGAGCACTGCGCCGACGGCGTCTGCGTGGAGGCGCCCGACGAGCCGCGCCTCCGCTACTGCGACGCGCCGTGCGAGGCCGACCCCGACTGCCCCGACGCCATGCGCTGCGCAGCGGGTCGCTGCGGCTACCCGACGCCGAGCCCCGGCGCGTTCGGCGGGGCCTGCGCCGTCGACGACGACTGCCTCGAGGGCGAGTGCCTGCGCGAGGACCGGATCTGCAGCGCCCGCTGCGTGACCGGCCGCGGCGACTGCCCGCGCGGCGCCACGTGCGCACACCTCGGCGGCATCGACTTCTTCTGCGTCCCGGATCCTGCGCCCTCCGGCTGCGCGGTCGGCGTGGAAACGCGAACGCGCCCACCGGCCTGGCCGATGGGCGCGCTGCCGCTCGTCTGGCTCCTCTTCAGAAGGCCTTGGGCGAGGCGTCGAGCGCGACCTCCTCGGGGCTCGGCAGATCGGTCTTCACCTCGACCGTCTTCTGCCCCCACCGCGTGCGACCGGTGA
- a CDS encoding FAD-binding oxidoreductase has product MRYRRDALRFNGWGLRAQTFDLHGRDAEVWRFVEDALGVSTLPRTPPKDLDAVRLPGVELRDEVVGELRAITDEHRVKTDAYERAFHAVGKSYFDLVRIRSGEITEAPDAVIYPESHDEVLQILAYCAEQRVAVVPFGGGSSVVGGVEARKDGGQAGVLTLDTTRMHRLLDLDEKSLTATFEAGIYGPELEEILGARGYTLGHFPQSFEFSTLGGWIAARGAGQQSNRYGGAAKQLVAARVATPKGEWKTKPFPASAAGPDLNQVIAGSEGALGVITEATVKIHEQAEARDFVSFLFRDWESGSEAVRAITQAELPVSTLRLSDVAETHFYGQFKAVLKPSKAQDLALSALGKVGFDAPCVLMVGFEGPASIVRMSWRHAFAIATRRGGLFVGRGPGNSWYENRFSMPYFRDPLLDHGVGIDTLETSTTWANVPRLYGAVRGAILGAITDGGHRGQVLAHISHTYLSGTSLYFTFLFSRDLDDEIGQWRRIKEAASRAISENGGTISHHHGVGVDHADWLPAEKGELGMTVLTATKAALDPEGIMNPGKLIA; this is encoded by the coding sequence ATGCGATATCGCCGCGACGCGCTTCGTTTCAATGGGTGGGGTCTCCGGGCCCAGACCTTCGATCTCCACGGGCGCGACGCCGAGGTGTGGCGCTTCGTCGAGGACGCCCTCGGGGTCAGCACGCTGCCCCGGACGCCGCCCAAGGACCTCGACGCGGTGCGCCTCCCGGGCGTGGAGCTGCGCGACGAGGTGGTCGGCGAGCTGCGGGCCATCACCGACGAGCATCGCGTGAAGACCGACGCCTACGAGCGCGCCTTTCACGCGGTGGGCAAGAGCTACTTCGATCTCGTGCGGATCCGCTCGGGCGAGATCACGGAGGCCCCGGACGCGGTCATCTATCCGGAGAGCCACGACGAGGTGCTGCAGATCCTCGCCTACTGCGCCGAGCAGCGCGTGGCGGTGGTGCCCTTCGGCGGCGGCTCGAGCGTGGTGGGCGGCGTGGAGGCCCGCAAGGACGGCGGCCAGGCGGGCGTCCTGACCCTCGACACGACGCGCATGCACCGCCTGCTCGATCTCGACGAGAAGAGCCTCACCGCGACCTTCGAGGCGGGCATCTACGGCCCCGAGCTCGAGGAGATCCTCGGCGCGCGCGGCTACACGCTCGGGCACTTCCCGCAGTCCTTCGAGTTCTCCACCCTGGGCGGCTGGATCGCGGCGCGAGGCGCCGGGCAGCAGTCCAACCGCTACGGCGGGGCGGCCAAGCAGCTCGTGGCGGCGCGCGTGGCCACGCCGAAGGGCGAGTGGAAGACCAAGCCGTTCCCCGCGTCCGCGGCGGGCCCGGACCTCAACCAGGTCATCGCCGGCTCCGAGGGCGCGCTCGGCGTCATCACGGAGGCCACGGTCAAGATCCACGAGCAGGCCGAGGCGCGCGACTTCGTCTCGTTCCTCTTCCGCGACTGGGAGAGCGGCAGCGAGGCCGTGCGCGCGATCACGCAAGCCGAGTTGCCTGTCTCGACCCTCCGGCTGAGCGACGTGGCCGAGACCCACTTCTACGGGCAGTTCAAGGCGGTCTTGAAGCCGTCGAAGGCGCAGGACCTCGCGCTGAGCGCGCTCGGCAAGGTCGGCTTCGACGCGCCCTGCGTGCTGATGGTCGGCTTCGAGGGCCCCGCGTCCATCGTGCGCATGAGCTGGCGGCACGCGTTCGCCATCGCCACCCGCCGCGGCGGGCTCTTCGTCGGGCGCGGGCCGGGCAACAGCTGGTACGAGAACCGCTTCTCGATGCCGTACTTCCGCGACCCGCTCCTCGACCACGGGGTGGGCATCGACACGCTCGAGACGTCGACCACGTGGGCGAACGTGCCGCGCCTCTACGGGGCGGTGCGCGGCGCCATCCTCGGCGCGATCACCGACGGCGGCCACCGCGGCCAGGTGCTCGCCCACATCAGCCACACGTACCTCTCGGGCACGAGCCTCTACTTCACGTTCCTCTTCAGCCGCGACCTCGACGACGAGATCGGGCAGTGGCGGCGCATCAAGGAGGCGGCGAGCCGCGCCATCAGCGAGAACGGCGGCACGATCAGCCATCACCACGGGGTCGGGGTCGACCACGCGGACTGGCTCCCGGCCGAGAAGGGGGAGCTGGGCATGACGGTGCTCACGGCCACCAAGGCGGCGCTCGACCCCGAGGGCATCATGAACCCGGGTAAGCTGATCGCCTGA
- a CDS encoding inner membrane CreD family protein → MKRLFGIAAVWLGCTFAWVVLGSTLLVRSDDSGMTGNGDVHQLWGAPAEQGQPRATYEDVRLVDEQRTVTNPDGTTQQIQSQRPETTHVPLELVGTDIDVDLSLEHRRRGLSWYPTYTVELDGRYTFRNDTEEARTVHFAFPLSSRAADPDWLASSRSGYAGGVPNAVYDGFGVEDERGESVEFEIAAEQATWSGQLAPGESRTYRVTYRSRGTETWRYRMAAGTSRVRNFRLAITTDFDEVDFPEDTLSPTEHGTEGGHWRGVWSFESLIANRPIGVEMPNRVNPGPLAARITFFAPVGLLFFFFVVGILAMARKKDLHPMHYFFLGTSFFAFHLLFAYLVDHLEIGASFAISAGVSLVLVTTYARLFTGWRFALQHIGISQLLYLVLFSYTFMWEGFTGLAITIGAILTLFVMMQITGRTRWGQKTVEVKTDLPSPEEVALDASPKAF, encoded by the coding sequence AACGGGGACGTGCACCAGCTCTGGGGGGCGCCGGCCGAGCAGGGGCAGCCGCGCGCCACGTATGAGGACGTCCGGCTCGTCGACGAGCAGCGCACGGTCACCAACCCCGACGGGACCACGCAGCAGATCCAGTCCCAGCGCCCCGAGACGACGCACGTGCCGCTCGAGCTGGTCGGCACCGACATCGACGTCGATCTGTCGCTCGAGCACCGCCGCCGCGGGCTCTCCTGGTACCCGACGTACACGGTCGAGCTCGACGGCCGCTACACCTTCCGCAACGACACGGAGGAGGCGCGCACGGTGCACTTCGCCTTCCCGCTCTCCTCGCGGGCCGCCGATCCCGACTGGCTCGCGTCGAGCCGGAGTGGGTACGCGGGCGGGGTGCCGAACGCGGTCTACGACGGCTTCGGCGTCGAGGACGAGCGCGGGGAGAGCGTCGAGTTCGAGATCGCGGCGGAGCAGGCCACCTGGTCGGGGCAGCTCGCGCCGGGCGAGTCGCGCACCTATCGCGTGACCTACCGGAGCCGCGGCACCGAGACCTGGCGCTACCGCATGGCGGCGGGCACCTCCCGGGTCCGCAACTTCCGGCTCGCCATCACCACGGACTTCGACGAGGTCGACTTCCCCGAGGACACGCTCAGCCCCACCGAGCACGGCACCGAGGGCGGCCACTGGCGCGGCGTGTGGAGCTTCGAGAGCCTGATCGCCAACCGCCCGATCGGCGTCGAGATGCCCAACCGCGTCAACCCCGGCCCGCTCGCGGCGCGCATCACCTTCTTCGCCCCCGTCGGCCTGCTCTTCTTCTTCTTCGTGGTCGGCATCCTGGCGATGGCGCGCAAGAAGGACCTGCACCCGATGCACTACTTCTTCCTCGGCACGAGCTTCTTCGCCTTCCACCTGCTCTTCGCCTACCTGGTCGATCACCTCGAGATCGGCGCGTCCTTCGCCATCAGCGCCGGGGTCTCGCTCGTGCTGGTCACGACCTACGCGCGGCTCTTCACGGGGTGGCGCTTCGCCCTGCAGCACATCGGGATCAGCCAGCTGCTCTACCTCGTGCTCTTCTCCTACACGTTCATGTGGGAGGGCTTCACCGGCCTCGCCATCACCATCGGCGCCATCCTGACGCTCTTCGTGATGATGCAGATCACCGGTCGCACGCGGTGGGGGCAGAAGACGGTCGAGGTGAAGACCGATCTGCCGAGCCCCGAGGAGGTCGCGCTCGACGCCTCGCCCAAGGCCTTCTGA
- a CDS encoding TlpA disulfide reductase family protein yields the protein MSEPSTWRRSLRAAWPWLLVAGAIGLWTFGGSGGPAIDEGAPAPPLTAPWTAEGQFDLGAREGQVTVLAFWATWCGACRHEGPTLSRVHERLAPHGDAVVGVSVDELPLEAVHARARRYGMDYPIALATRADSERFRVALLPTIYVVGPDGRIAASFTGAVGERRIMEAVERARRRDAK from the coding sequence ATGAGCGAACCGTCCACATGGCGCCGAAGTCTGCGCGCCGCCTGGCCCTGGCTGCTCGTGGCCGGCGCGATCGGCCTGTGGACCTTCGGCGGCTCTGGCGGCCCGGCCATCGACGAGGGAGCGCCCGCCCCGCCGCTCACCGCGCCTTGGACCGCCGAGGGGCAGTTCGACCTCGGCGCGCGCGAGGGACAGGTCACGGTGCTCGCCTTCTGGGCCACGTGGTGCGGCGCCTGCCGCCACGAGGGGCCCACCCTCTCCCGGGTGCACGAGCGCCTCGCGCCCCACGGCGACGCGGTGGTCGGGGTCTCGGTCGACGAGTTGCCCCTCGAGGCCGTGCACGCGCGCGCTCGGCGCTACGGGATGGACTACCCCATCGCGCTGGCCACCCGCGCCGACAGCGAGCGCTTCCGCGTGGCGCTGCTCCCGACGATCTACGTGGTCGGCCCCGACGGGCGGATCGCCGCCTCGTTCACGGGGGCGGTCGGCGAGCGACGCATCATGGAGGCGGTCGAGCGCGCCCGGCGGCGCGACGCGAAGTAG